The Limisphaerales bacterium genome includes the window ATAAACGTGATTAACGACAACATAATCAGCGCCACGATCAGCACTACCCCACGATGATTATTGGATTTGTTCTCCATCAATCTTCCTCCTCTGGATCAGTGGAAACGAATGTATAAACACCCTCATTATCCACCGCGATTTGTAACAAGTATTGTTCAGAAATATCCTTCGAACGCCCAAGGCCGATTGTATTGATCCGCACTGGCACTGCGCGCGCTGCATTGAGATTCGCAATTCCCGGCACGATAAAATCAGGAATCTGCCCATCCGTTAGCAACCAGATGGTGTCCGGGTTCATGGCAAACGCTGCCTCCAATGCACGCGTGGGATTA containing:
- a CDS encoding VWA domain-containing protein — protein: MNPDTIWLLTDGQIPDFIVPGIANLNAARAVPVRINTIGLGRSKDISEQYLLQIAVDNEGVYTFVSTDPEEED